Proteins encoded in a region of the Mariprofundus ferrinatatus genome:
- the nifJ gene encoding pyruvate:ferredoxin (flavodoxin) oxidoreductase: MTEKNKAKQVTFDGGSGVAHIAYRVSEVCSIYPITPSSDMAEQCDQWSAQGKKNIWGQVPDVIEMQSEGGAAGTAHGALQTGALTTTFTASQGLLLMIPNMYKIAGELTSTVFHVAARSLATQALSIFGDHQDVMAARSTGFAMLSSASVQEAHDAALISHAATLKARIPFMNFFDGFRTSHEINKISLISDEQIRMMIDDELVYAHRRRALDPDNPFIRGTAQNPDVYFQGRESANQFYNAVPGIVQETMDKFADLTGRQYHLFDYFGADDAEHVVIIMGSGTETVEETIKVLNAQGAKLGVINVRLYRPFSRKHLIAALPASVKKIAVLDRTKELGACGEPLYQDVMASLSESVMIGELAALPRVIGGRYGLSSKEFTPAMVKGVFEELAKDNPKNSFTVGINDDVTHTSITYDKRFNIEPKHVTRALFYGLGSDGTVSANKNSIKIIGENTDLNCQGYFVYDSKKAGSQTVSHLRFGSDPIRAPYLVDSANFIACHKSTFISQVEMLDKAAENAVFLLNSPTPANQVWDELPKQVQQAIIDKNIDFYVIDASTVARDAGMGRRINTIMQTCFFALSGVLPRDEAIAQIKVAIEKTYARKGMDVVQQNFKAVDAALDHLHKVEVSAVVSSHRDMDLMVPVQAPEFVQNVIAPMLAGKGDDLPVSMIPVDGTYPSGSAQWEKRNVSDFVPKWEPDVCIQCGNCSFVCPHSVIRAKFYHEDHLERAHDGFPSAPVSARGFPETRYTLEIYQEDCTGCEMCVHACPAFDLTDETKTKKAINMTAKAPLMEQGRKDVEFFESIPYNDRATIDYSSVRGAQFLEPLFEFSGACSGCGETPYVRLLTQLFGPRLLVANATGCSSIYGGNLPATPWTSNKDGRGPAWSNSLFEDNAEFGLGMRIAADHHAHMAKQQVEALSEFLDPHFMDELLNADQSIGYEVTKQRERVEKLKLVLEGIDDPRAKNLLTVVNHLVRRSVWLIGGDGWAYDIGSAGLDHALASGRNINVLVLDTEVYSNTGGQASKSTPIGATAKFASAGKPVGKKDLALQAISYGNVYVARVAMGANPQQTLLAMREAEDYPGPSIILAYSHCIAHGIDMTQGLHQQDMAVASGYWPLIRYNPMLRQAGKKPFVLDSPTPTMKVRDYAYTEMRYKLLQRNHPEEAERLMNLAQESADLRWATYEHMAEQDPSEFQPMK, encoded by the coding sequence ATGACAGAGAAGAACAAAGCCAAACAGGTTACCTTTGACGGCGGCAGTGGTGTCGCCCATATCGCCTACCGAGTAAGCGAAGTCTGCTCGATCTATCCGATCACGCCATCCTCTGACATGGCCGAACAGTGCGACCAGTGGTCTGCCCAGGGAAAGAAGAACATCTGGGGCCAGGTCCCCGATGTGATTGAGATGCAGTCCGAAGGCGGTGCAGCAGGCACCGCTCACGGCGCACTGCAGACCGGCGCACTGACCACAACGTTCACCGCATCACAGGGACTGCTGTTGATGATCCCCAACATGTACAAGATTGCCGGCGAGCTGACATCAACAGTCTTCCATGTGGCCGCACGTTCGCTGGCCACACAGGCACTCTCCATCTTCGGTGACCATCAGGATGTGATGGCTGCCCGCTCCACCGGTTTTGCCATGCTCTCGTCAGCATCGGTTCAGGAAGCGCACGATGCCGCCCTGATTTCACATGCCGCCACCCTTAAGGCACGCATTCCGTTCATGAACTTCTTCGACGGCTTCCGCACCTCCCACGAAATCAACAAGATCAGCCTGATCTCCGATGAACAGATCAGGATGATGATCGACGATGAACTGGTTTACGCGCATCGCCGTCGCGCCCTTGATCCTGACAACCCGTTTATCCGCGGCACCGCACAAAACCCGGATGTATACTTTCAGGGCCGCGAGAGCGCCAACCAGTTCTACAATGCAGTCCCCGGCATCGTGCAGGAGACCATGGACAAGTTTGCCGATCTGACCGGTCGTCAATATCATCTTTTCGACTATTTCGGCGCCGATGATGCCGAGCATGTGGTCATTATCATGGGCTCCGGAACCGAGACGGTTGAAGAGACCATCAAAGTTCTTAATGCACAGGGAGCAAAACTTGGCGTGATCAATGTGCGCCTATACCGCCCCTTCTCCCGCAAGCACCTGATTGCAGCGCTGCCTGCATCCGTGAAGAAGATTGCAGTGCTCGATCGCACCAAGGAGCTGGGAGCCTGCGGCGAGCCACTCTATCAGGATGTGATGGCATCACTTTCCGAGTCGGTGATGATTGGTGAACTGGCGGCACTGCCACGCGTAATCGGCGGCCGATACGGCCTCTCCTCCAAAGAGTTCACCCCAGCCATGGTTAAGGGTGTTTTCGAAGAGCTGGCGAAGGATAATCCGAAAAACAGCTTTACTGTCGGCATCAATGATGACGTTACCCATACCAGCATCACCTATGACAAGCGCTTCAATATCGAGCCAAAGCATGTCACCCGCGCCCTTTTCTACGGCCTGGGCTCTGACGGCACCGTTTCGGCGAACAAGAACAGCATCAAGATTATCGGTGAGAACACCGATCTGAACTGCCAGGGTTATTTTGTTTATGACTCCAAGAAGGCGGGTTCACAGACCGTATCGCACCTGCGTTTCGGTTCCGACCCGATTCGCGCCCCCTATCTTGTTGATTCGGCCAACTTTATCGCCTGCCACAAATCCACCTTTATTTCACAGGTTGAGATGCTCGACAAGGCGGCAGAAAACGCCGTATTCCTGCTCAACAGCCCTACACCTGCCAACCAGGTATGGGATGAACTGCCGAAACAGGTCCAGCAGGCGATCATCGATAAAAACATCGACTTCTATGTGATCGATGCCTCGACCGTTGCCCGCGATGCAGGCATGGGACGTCGCATCAACACCATCATGCAAACCTGCTTCTTCGCCCTCTCCGGCGTGCTGCCGCGTGACGAGGCGATTGCACAGATCAAGGTTGCCATTGAAAAGACCTATGCCCGTAAAGGCATGGATGTCGTTCAGCAGAACTTCAAGGCAGTGGATGCAGCCCTCGACCATCTTCACAAGGTGGAGGTCTCTGCAGTAGTCAGCAGCCACCGTGACATGGATTTGATGGTGCCGGTTCAGGCTCCGGAGTTTGTCCAGAATGTGATCGCACCCATGCTGGCCGGCAAGGGTGATGATCTGCCTGTTTCCATGATTCCGGTTGATGGCACCTACCCTTCTGGCTCGGCACAGTGGGAAAAACGCAACGTTTCCGATTTCGTACCGAAATGGGAACCGGATGTGTGTATTCAGTGCGGCAATTGCAGTTTTGTCTGCCCGCACAGTGTCATCCGTGCCAAGTTCTACCATGAAGATCACCTGGAGAGGGCACATGACGGGTTCCCGTCCGCACCGGTATCGGCTCGCGGCTTCCCGGAAACACGCTACACGCTGGAAATCTACCAGGAAGATTGTACCGGCTGCGAAATGTGCGTGCATGCTTGCCCGGCATTCGACCTGACTGATGAAACGAAGACAAAGAAGGCGATCAACATGACGGCCAAAGCGCCGCTTATGGAACAGGGGCGCAAGGATGTGGAGTTCTTCGAAAGCATCCCTTACAACGATCGCGCTACGATCGACTACTCTTCTGTTCGCGGCGCCCAGTTCCTTGAGCCTCTGTTCGAGTTTTCGGGTGCATGCTCAGGCTGTGGTGAAACACCGTATGTACGCCTGCTGACCCAGCTCTTCGGTCCGCGGCTGCTGGTTGCCAATGCCACCGGCTGCTCCTCTATCTACGGCGGCAATCTGCCTGCAACACCCTGGACATCGAACAAGGATGGCAGGGGACCAGCATGGTCGAACTCGCTGTTCGAGGATAATGCAGAATTCGGTCTCGGCATGCGTATTGCCGCCGACCACCATGCCCATATGGCCAAGCAGCAGGTGGAGGCATTGAGCGAATTCCTTGATCCGCACTTTATGGATGAACTTCTTAATGCCGACCAGTCAATCGGCTATGAAGTTACCAAACAGCGCGAACGTGTTGAGAAGCTGAAGCTGGTACTCGAAGGCATCGACGACCCGCGTGCCAAGAACCTGCTGACGGTGGTTAACCATCTGGTTCGCCGCAGCGTCTGGCTGATCGGTGGCGACGGCTGGGCCTACGATATCGGCTCAGCGGGCCTCGACCACGCGCTTGCATCTGGCCGCAATATCAACGTACTGGTGCTCGATACCGAGGTCTATTCCAACACCGGTGGCCAGGCCTCCAAGTCGACGCCGATCGGTGCAACCGCGAAGTTCGCATCGGCTGGTAAGCCGGTTGGCAAGAAGGATCTGGCACTGCAGGCAATCTCCTACGGCAATGTCTACGTTGCGCGAGTAGCCATGGGTGCCAACCCTCAGCAGACACTGCTGGCGATGCGTGAAGCGGAAGATTATCCGGGCCCGTCCATCATCCTTGCCTACAGCCACTGCATTGCTCACGGCATCGACATGACACAGGGACTGCATCAGCAGGATATGGCTGTGGCTTCCGGCTACTGGCCGCTGATCCGCTACAACCCGATGCTGCGCCAGGCCGGCAAGAAGCCTTTCGTACTCGATTCCCCTACGCCAACAATGAAGGTGCGGGATTACGCATACACCGAGATGCGCTACAAGCTTTTGCAGCGCAATCATCCGGAGGAGGCGGAGCGCCTGATGAATCTGGCTCAGGAGTCAGCCGATCTGCGTTGGGCAACCTACGAGCATATGGCTGAACAGGATCCTTCGGAGTTCCAGCCGATGAAGTAA
- a CDS encoding NAD(P)-binding protein gives MSSKKYMTGSLDLTKHDTGTGAHRSRKPVYMDFLPPCNHACPAGEDIQAWLALAQAGEYEAAWQKLLENNPFPAIHGRVCYHPCETACNRNYTDDTVSIHAVERFLGDLAMEKGWKPEFTPKPGGKRVLIVGAGPSGLSAAYHLIRLGHEVEIREAGPVAGGMIHFGIPAYRMPRKELNQEIQRVVDMGAKIVLDCRVEDIEKAKAEGGFDAVFIAVGAHLSKNIEIPSRDARKMMDAVSFLKSVENGEDLQLGRRVAIYGGGNTAMDAARTAKRLGAEEAVIIYRRDRASMPAHDFEADEAIEEGVKINWLRTIKEIDCTTMTVEVMELDADGRPQPTGRTETLETDALIMAVGQDTDTGFLKKVEGIEFNWDGTVIVGPNMMTGADGVFAGGDMVPSERSVTIATGHGKKAARYIDAWLRGESYQPAAKHPIVEHDKLQLWYSTEAPKRKQGELSPEARLGGFEEILQGYSEKEALFEAKRCLSCGNCFECDGCYGSCPEDAIIKLGKGKRYLYDYDKCTGCAACFEQCPCHAIEMVKE, from the coding sequence ATGAGTTCTAAGAAATACATGACAGGTAGCCTTGACCTGACCAAACACGATACCGGCACCGGCGCCCACCGCTCCCGCAAGCCGGTATATATGGATTTCCTGCCGCCATGTAATCATGCATGTCCTGCCGGCGAAGATATTCAGGCATGGCTGGCTCTTGCACAGGCCGGCGAATATGAGGCTGCCTGGCAAAAGCTTCTGGAGAACAACCCGTTTCCTGCGATCCATGGTCGCGTCTGTTACCACCCATGCGAAACCGCGTGCAACCGCAACTACACAGATGACACGGTAAGCATCCATGCCGTCGAGCGCTTCCTCGGCGATCTGGCAATGGAGAAGGGGTGGAAGCCCGAGTTTACGCCGAAACCAGGGGGTAAACGCGTTCTGATTGTCGGCGCAGGCCCTTCCGGCCTCTCGGCTGCCTACCATCTGATTCGGCTGGGCCATGAAGTGGAGATCCGTGAAGCGGGCCCGGTGGCCGGCGGCATGATCCATTTCGGCATTCCCGCCTACCGTATGCCGCGTAAAGAGCTCAACCAGGAGATTCAGCGCGTTGTCGACATGGGCGCCAAGATCGTTCTCGACTGTCGGGTCGAGGATATCGAGAAGGCAAAAGCTGAAGGTGGCTTCGATGCGGTATTTATCGCAGTCGGTGCACATCTGAGCAAGAACATTGAGATCCCCAGCCGCGATGCACGTAAGATGATGGATGCGGTGAGCTTCCTGAAGAGTGTTGAAAACGGCGAAGACCTGCAGCTGGGCCGCCGCGTTGCCATCTACGGCGGCGGCAACACCGCCATGGATGCAGCCCGTACCGCCAAGCGCCTGGGTGCCGAAGAGGCCGTAATTATCTACCGCCGCGACCGCGCCAGCATGCCTGCCCACGATTTCGAGGCGGATGAGGCGATTGAAGAGGGCGTGAAGATCAACTGGCTGCGCACCATCAAGGAGATCGACTGCACCACCATGACCGTTGAGGTGATGGAGCTGGATGCGGATGGCCGGCCGCAACCAACCGGCAGGACTGAAACACTTGAAACCGACGCACTGATCATGGCCGTTGGCCAGGATACCGATACCGGCTTCCTGAAAAAGGTGGAAGGCATTGAGTTCAACTGGGACGGCACAGTGATTGTCGGCCCGAACATGATGACCGGCGCGGACGGCGTATTTGCCGGCGGCGACATGGTGCCGAGCGAGCGTTCCGTGACCATTGCAACAGGCCACGGCAAGAAGGCAGCCCGCTATATCGATGCATGGCTGCGCGGTGAGAGCTACCAGCCGGCAGCCAAGCACCCGATCGTCGAACACGACAAGTTACAGCTCTGGTACAGCACTGAAGCGCCGAAACGCAAACAGGGCGAGCTGTCGCCTGAAGCACGGCTTGGTGGCTTCGAGGAGATCCTGCAGGGCTACTCGGAAAAAGAGGCGCTGTTTGAGGCCAAGCGCTGCCTCTCCTGCGGCAACTGTTTCGAGTGCGACGGCTGCTATGGCTCCTGCCCGGAAGATGCGATCATCAAGCTGGGCAAAGGCAAACGTTATCTATACGACTACGACAAGTGCACCGGTTGCGCCGCATGTTTTGAGCAGTGCCCGTGCCACGCTATCGAAATGGTCAAGGAATAA
- a CDS encoding rhodanese-like domain-containing protein yields MRIYIRSLLFLLLSTLAACSLESGAPVLTQTQLLDAINSGEKILILDVRTPEEYAQGYIPGARHIDHREIDGRLHEIAGYRQHPVVVYCLSGMRASMVESALLENGFERVFHLQGDWSAWKTNNLPVAIPEPQTGQL; encoded by the coding sequence ATGCGCATATACATCCGTTCTCTGCTGTTTCTTCTGCTGTCCACGCTTGCCGCCTGCTCGCTGGAGAGCGGGGCACCCGTCTTAACGCAGACTCAGCTACTGGATGCCATCAATAGCGGAGAGAAAATTCTCATCCTCGACGTCCGTACGCCAGAGGAATATGCGCAAGGATATATTCCCGGAGCCAGGCACATTGACCACCGCGAAATCGATGGGCGACTGCATGAGATTGCCGGTTACAGACAGCATCCGGTTGTGGTTTACTGCCTCTCCGGCATGCGGGCATCCATGGTGGAATCAGCCCTGCTGGAAAATGGATTCGAGCGCGTATTCCATCTGCAGGGCGACTGGTCGGCATGGAAGACAAACAACCTTCCGGTCGCAATACCGGAGCCTCAGACGGGTCAACTGTGA
- a CDS encoding NnrU family protein produces the protein MELLIVGLVIFFAIHLIPAMGSLRSSLVGKFGDNGYKGIFALASLAGLVLIVLGKGDADFIEVYEPPSWGMHVTGLMMLLALVALVSFKLETSLRRITAHPMLWGITFWATGHLFANGDAASLLLFGSFLIYSLFAMASANRRGARPSGRKMALMQDGIALVVSSIIYVALMMMHAHFTGISLMS, from the coding sequence ATGGAACTGTTAATTGTCGGACTGGTCATCTTTTTTGCCATCCACCTGATACCGGCGATGGGGTCACTGCGCTCCTCTCTTGTCGGGAAGTTTGGCGACAACGGCTATAAGGGCATCTTTGCACTGGCTTCGCTGGCGGGCCTTGTGCTGATCGTGCTCGGCAAGGGAGATGCTGATTTCATAGAGGTGTATGAACCGCCTTCGTGGGGTATGCATGTCACCGGGCTGATGATGCTTCTCGCACTTGTTGCCCTGGTCTCTTTCAAGCTGGAGACGAGTCTGAGACGAATCACCGCCCACCCGATGCTCTGGGGCATCACCTTCTGGGCAACGGGCCACCTGTTTGCCAACGGCGATGCCGCGTCGCTTCTGCTGTTCGGTTCGTTCCTGATTTACTCCCTGTTTGCCATGGCCTCTGCAAACCGGCGTGGAGCAAGGCCTTCTGGCCGCAAGATGGCCTTGATGCAGGATGGCATTGCGCTGGTGGTGAGTTCAATTATCTATGTCGCCCTGATGATGATGCATGCTCACTTCACAGGCATCTCTCTGATGTCTTGA
- a CDS encoding tRNA-queuosine alpha-mannosyltransferase domain-containing protein yields the protein MRILLLSAYDAASHRQWRQGLANNLPEHEWCVLALPPRHFSWRIRGNAFSWAGEQRQMLNEPYDLILATSMVDLATLRGIVPGLSTTPAIIYFHENQFAYPESGHAHPSVEAQITSIYSGLAADRLVFNSAYNRDSFLAGALALIRKMPDHAPTTLIDSLAAKSLVLPVPLDEACFARRERNKEGPTTLLWNHRWEYDKGPERLLLLMQKLETAGLDYRIHIIGQQFRAMPESFDAMRMQFSHRIGKWGYIEDRAAYLHILRSSDIAISTALHDFQGIAILEAVACGCTPVAPRRLAYPEFIHAGYLAESCADDADREAAAMADRIIALSKHTEPAAIDISKLAWRHMKQRYRALLASAST from the coding sequence ATGCGAATCCTTCTTCTCTCCGCCTATGATGCGGCCAGCCATCGCCAGTGGCGACAGGGGCTTGCGAACAACCTGCCGGAACATGAATGGTGCGTATTAGCACTCCCTCCCCGCCATTTCTCATGGCGGATCCGTGGCAACGCTTTTTCCTGGGCCGGCGAACAGCGACAGATGCTGAACGAGCCATACGACCTGATCCTTGCAACATCGATGGTCGACCTTGCCACCCTGCGCGGCATCGTCCCCGGCCTTTCCACAACACCCGCCATCATCTACTTTCATGAAAACCAGTTCGCCTATCCTGAATCTGGCCATGCGCACCCGAGTGTGGAGGCACAGATCACATCCATCTACTCAGGACTCGCCGCCGACCGGCTCGTCTTCAACTCGGCATATAATCGCGACAGCTTCCTGGCCGGGGCCCTGGCGCTGATCAGGAAGATGCCGGACCACGCCCCAACCACCCTGATCGATTCACTGGCGGCAAAGAGTCTGGTGCTGCCGGTGCCGCTGGATGAGGCATGTTTTGCCCGCCGTGAAAGAAATAAAGAGGGGCCGACGACCCTGTTATGGAACCACCGCTGGGAGTATGACAAGGGGCCTGAACGGCTTCTCCTGCTGATGCAGAAGCTGGAAACAGCAGGCCTGGACTACCGCATCCACATTATCGGCCAGCAGTTCAGAGCTATGCCTGAGAGTTTCGATGCCATGCGCATGCAGTTTTCGCACCGCATAGGCAAATGGGGCTATATCGAGGATCGAGCGGCTTATCTACATATTCTCCGCAGCAGTGACATCGCAATCTCGACTGCCCTGCACGACTTTCAGGGCATTGCCATACTGGAGGCAGTTGCCTGCGGCTGCACTCCTGTCGCCCCCAGGCGGCTTGCTTATCCGGAATTTATTCACGCGGGTTATCTGGCCGAATCATGCGCAGATGACGCCGACAGGGAGGCTGCAGCGATGGCGGATAGAATCATCGCCCTTTCAAAACATACGGAACCGGCAGCCATTGATATCTCGAAACTGGCATGGCGCCACATGAAGCAGCGCTATCGGGCGCTTCTCGCCTCTGCATCGACCTGA
- a CDS encoding YSC84-related protein — MKAASIRLLYLFIALSLLSLPATANAASKEEINAKVRATLTTFYSQVKSGKELANKAVGILVFPEVFKAGIGIGGEYGEGALLEGGKTTGYYNTASASIGFQLGAQMKSQIIMFMTRDALTSFKSSDGWKAGVDGSVAVVTVGAGGDVDTNTIKDPIIGFIFSNKGLMFNLTFEGSKITKLDK; from the coding sequence ATGAAAGCTGCATCCATTCGATTATTATATCTGTTTATAGCACTAAGCCTGCTCTCTTTGCCCGCCACCGCCAACGCGGCCAGCAAAGAGGAGATTAATGCCAAGGTCAGGGCAACCCTGACCACATTTTACTCACAGGTTAAATCCGGCAAGGAGCTTGCAAACAAGGCTGTCGGCATCCTCGTCTTCCCCGAGGTATTCAAGGCCGGCATCGGCATCGGCGGTGAATATGGCGAAGGTGCGTTACTTGAGGGCGGAAAAACCACCGGCTACTACAACACAGCTTCAGCCTCCATCGGCTTCCAGCTGGGGGCGCAGATGAAATCTCAGATTATCATGTTTATGACCCGGGATGCGCTCACGAGCTTTAAATCCAGCGACGGCTGGAAGGCCGGTGTCGATGGCAGCGTTGCAGTGGTCACCGTTGGAGCCGGGGGTGATGTTGACACCAACACGATCAAGGATCCGATTATCGGCTTCATCTTCTCCAACAAGGGACTGATGTTCAACCTCACCTTTGAGGGCTCCAAGATCACCAAACTCGACAAATAG
- a CDS encoding DUF1499 domain-containing protein — protein sequence MAIAVITILLLALTAFAAMAIQSQSPPKTLGLQDGMLRACPDKPNCLCSEAILSANVRNRSEPIAIFSGHSQKRAWQLLRQAVIHSGGTIEQERDGYLHATYSSRLFRFIDDFEARLDRQAGVIHLRSASRVGHSDFDANRKRVETIRREYLKGLSQQ from the coding sequence ATGGCAATTGCAGTGATCACCATTCTGCTTCTGGCGCTGACTGCGTTTGCAGCCATGGCCATCCAGTCGCAGTCACCACCGAAAACATTAGGGCTGCAGGATGGCATGCTTCGAGCCTGCCCGGACAAGCCGAACTGCCTCTGCAGTGAAGCCATCCTGTCCGCCAACGTGCGAAACAGAAGTGAACCCATTGCCATCTTCAGCGGCCACTCGCAAAAGCGGGCGTGGCAACTGCTCAGGCAGGCTGTTATTCACTCTGGCGGTACGATTGAACAGGAGAGAGATGGTTACCTGCATGCAACCTACAGCTCCAGGCTTTTCCGTTTTATCGATGATTTCGAAGCGCGGCTTGACCGGCAGGCGGGGGTGATTCATCTGCGCTCTGCTTCCCGTGTTGGCCACTCCGATTTCGATGCCAATCGGAAAAGGGTGGAGACCATTCGCCGCGAATACCTGAAAGGTCTATCTCAGCAGTAG
- a CDS encoding CoA-binding protein — protein sequence MPEDHNIPWSNPDDSTIARLLRDAKTVAVYGCSPKEHRTSHQIAAFLIKAGYRVYPVHPKADSILGQKAYPDLASIPEHVDIVNVFRRAEFTPPVAKEAVAMGAGCLWLQQGIINAESWKIATDAGVECVMDRCIAVMHRLLLR from the coding sequence TTGCCTGAAGATCACAACATACCATGGTCAAATCCCGATGACAGCACCATCGCCCGCCTGCTGAGGGATGCGAAAACAGTTGCCGTCTATGGCTGCTCGCCAAAAGAGCATCGCACCAGCCATCAGATCGCGGCATTCCTGATCAAGGCGGGATACCGCGTTTACCCCGTGCATCCGAAAGCCGACTCGATCCTCGGCCAGAAAGCCTATCCGGATCTCGCCTCGATCCCTGAGCATGTCGATATCGTTAATGTCTTCCGCCGGGCTGAGTTCACCCCTCCGGTAGCCAAAGAGGCTGTTGCAATGGGTGCCGGCTGCCTCTGGTTACAGCAGGGCATTATCAATGCGGAGAGCTGGAAAATCGCGACCGATGCAGGCGTGGAGTGTGTAATGGATCGCTGCATCGCAGTGATGCACCGGCTACTGCTGAGATAG
- a CDS encoding TIGR04211 family SH3 domain-containing protein codes for MRVLITLLFFVAFAGAAEAETRYIVDQAKLPMRAGQSTGHKIVRMLSSGTAVELLGQSADGYAHIRTADGKEGWILSRYLMNTPAARDRLAQFEKELNQLGELKKRLAAAESDRDNLRGEKDRIEAELALLKKASAETAEMLEENRSLKADSAEAKRALEEYRENTEDLTNSAHQRWFMLGGGAILAGVLLGLLLPYVRVRRKKRWGGY; via the coding sequence ATGAGAGTTCTGATCACACTACTATTTTTCGTCGCCTTTGCTGGGGCGGCCGAGGCTGAAACACGTTATATCGTTGATCAGGCCAAATTGCCGATGCGTGCAGGGCAGAGCACCGGCCACAAGATTGTTCGCATGCTCTCCAGCGGTACGGCCGTGGAGTTGCTGGGCCAATCTGCGGACGGCTACGCACATATCAGGACAGCCGATGGCAAGGAGGGGTGGATTCTCAGCCGCTATCTGATGAATACACCGGCAGCCAGAGATCGCCTTGCACAGTTCGAGAAGGAGTTGAATCAGCTGGGTGAACTGAAAAAGAGGTTGGCTGCAGCTGAATCCGACAGGGATAACCTGAGAGGGGAGAAGGACAGGATTGAGGCAGAACTTGCGCTGTTGAAAAAAGCTTCTGCCGAGACAGCCGAAATGCTTGAGGAGAACCGGTCGCTGAAGGCCGACTCGGCTGAGGCAAAACGGGCGCTTGAGGAGTATCGCGAAAATACCGAGGACCTGACCAACAGTGCCCACCAGCGCTGGTTTATGCTTGGTGGCGGCGCAATCCTGGCCGGTGTTCTGCTCGGGCTGCTGCTGCCCTATGTGCGGGTTCGCCGTAAGAAGCGCTGGGGTGGGTATTAG
- the smpB gene encoding SsrA-binding protein SmpB, with the protein MAIVNRRARHEYHILETFEAGIILTGPEVKSIRAGQANLAEGHCIIRNGRVLLIGCHISPYKPAYQNNPADPARTKELLLHKKELERLLGKLKEKGLTLVPLKLYFNARNFAKLEIGLARGKKMHDKRQDVKERDIKRDLQRRYKV; encoded by the coding sequence ATGGCTATTGTTAACCGTCGTGCTCGGCACGAATATCATATTCTGGAAACCTTTGAGGCGGGCATCATTCTGACCGGCCCCGAGGTGAAGTCGATCCGTGCCGGCCAGGCCAATCTGGCCGAGGGGCACTGCATTATCCGTAACGGCCGGGTGCTGCTGATCGGCTGCCATATCAGCCCCTACAAGCCCGCCTACCAGAACAACCCTGCAGACCCCGCAAGGACGAAAGAGCTGCTTCTGCACAAGAAAGAGCTGGAGCGCCTGCTCGGCAAGTTGAAGGAGAAGGGGCTGACGCTGGTGCCGCTGAAGCTCTATTTCAATGCGCGCAACTTTGCCAAACTCGAGATTGGACTCGCCCGTGGCAAGAAGATGCACGACAAGCGCCAGGATGTGAAAGAGCGCGATATCAAACGCGATCTCCAGCGTCGTTACAAAGTCTGA